The window CTAATGTTAAGAGTTAaagactgaaacacaacagctgttcAGTGAACGCTTCCTGCTTCATGTCAGTGTTCGTGTTAACCAGCTACAGTGAATACAACATCGGTGACATCAGCACATCACCTGCAGGTATAAGCAGGTGAAACTGACTTTCTGTCACCGTCTTTAGTAAACTAAAGTCTGTGTGTAGGAGCTCGTGCACAGCCtcaagctgctgttttctgcttttcgTTTGAAGGCAGAAGTACGATTTCCGGTTTGGTCTGATTGATTTCAGCAACTTCACCGAACTGAGATCCTGAAAGGGGACAAAATTTCACGAATCAAAGAAATGGTTTGTTCAACGTAGAGAAGAAGCTGTTTGCACTTCCGGTTAATGGAAGCGTTAAATATGAAGGCTCGTTGTCTCTAAAACACACCGGATGTAACTGGCTTTTCCGGCGGAACGTTTTCCGTGTGACACCAACATGAAGAGGGAGGACCGAATTACACCGAACCGCGAAGACTGCGTTTATACCAGCTGTTACTGGTAAATACTACAAGATATACTgttgtatttcagtgtttgatACCACAGTATATACTATTATACTACAGTGTTTGATACCACAGTATATACTATTATACTACAGTGATACCACAGCATATACTATTATACTATTATACTACAGTGTGTATGCACACTGCATGCAGTAATACATATGTGTGTACCGGCTGAAGGAACATTTTATGGTTTAGATGTTACACATGGTAACTGACAGTACACAAAGCAGATGAGTAGATACATCAAATATATATCAAGTGTTGTTTTatatgcagtaaaataaaaccattttctATGTAGACAGAGAAACATTCAGGATGTTACACatgaacaaaacagagagaagttaCCTGTTTTCTGGTTAAAGAACATCGTAACATCGTAAATATTTATCATTTACATGAATGTAAAACAAATCCACAAATAACAGAAGCTTTACAAATGAATGCCTGACGCTaacaaatatttgctgctttaaagAAATGGAGACGTGCACAAATCCAAGTTTTCATGAGCAACAATGTGAACGTTGTTTCATTGAAGCTGTATTTACAACCTGTTCGTCATGTGTGCACGTCACTGCTCTGATGAAATCAGGTGAGATATGACGGGAGGGGCCGAGGTCGTCTGTCAGTATACACAGATGATTAATAAAGCTCGTGTTAAGTGCCACATCTCTAACTGAGCAAGCCTTCATAACTCAAACATATTAAATCCTGCCATCAGGAGAATGTTCACTTTGGAGAGCAGCTACCAAACGCCATGCTGTGATCTACCTGCAGGTAGATCCCCCAGATCACAAGAGTGGATCCTTCCGTGTGCATTAATGCTGAGACTGATCACATCAGAGTGCTAATCAATAACAGCCCTTCAAATAGTCATTCACGTTCTACCGCCgtgagacaggaagtaaaaaccAGCTGAGCACAGTCTGTACTCGCTGGCTCTTCTGGGGTCTCACAGGTTCTGTTGTCTGTTCTTGTTTTGCAGTGAAGAAAATGTTTGGAAGCTCTGTGAGTTTGTCAGAACGGAGAGAACCGCACTGCTGGAAGAACTGTTCGTGATTTTCATCTCTAATGAGAACAGAATGGTGAGAAGACACAGGAGAACATCAGGCCACTAGAACATCTGTGCCACGTTCTACAGAACGTCTGCCAGATCCTATGAACACGTTCCCTAAAGAACACCTAGCTGATGTTCAGAGACgttctctgtctgttctccaTCAGATTCCTCTGTGGAAGCAAATGTCCGGACGTGGAGACCAGCCAGTGATCTGGGTGCGTGATGAtcagatgtcagtgtgatgtcacagacaTTTCATTCATAATGATGTCATGAATGATGTCATCCTGTGTTTCAGGACTACCACGTCATCCTGCTGCAGGTTGGTCTTCAGTCAGACCCTCTGGTTTATGATCTGGACTCTGAGTTGTCATttccctgcagcctgcagctgtatGCTGCCCAGGCCCTCCGCTCAGACCACAACATCAAACCTGCATACCACAGGTATTACACACCTGGACAGCACAGGTAACACATACCCGGACagcacaggtaacacacacctAGACACCACAGGTAACACACCCCCTAACACCACAGCTAATACACACCCAGACACCACAGGTAACGTACACCCGAAGACCACAGGTAACACGCACCTGGACACTGCAAGTAACACACACCTGGACACCACCGGCAATAAACACctgtgaaacaggaagtaaacccTTAAAACACCTGTTCCAGAGTGTCTGtagaggaagtgacatcacagtaAAGTgtacctgtgtctgtgttcaaaCAGGAAGTTGCGTGTTGTCCCTGCCGACAGCTTCCTGTTAAATTTTGCATCTGATCGATCTCACATGAAGAACCCTGATGGAACGTGGAAGATGCCACCCCCGCTTTACCCCCCCATCCACActgcaggtcacatgacacCCCCTGTAATGTGTCTTCATTTCCATGATGTCTGAACATTTGATGATGTAAACCATGTGACCTCATGATGACATCGCTGTGATGCGCTTCCTCCTCAGAGTGTCAGATGAACCTTGATGACTTCATCAGTGTGAACCCTGAGGTCGGCTGGGGGAGGgtcttcagtctggaccactTCCTGCAGAGCTACATGGGAAACTCTTCGccgtcatcatcgtcatcagtAGCTGCAGCTTCCTCATCGTCGTAGCTGCgctgcttccagctgcagctgcagatgtgtttCCAGACCTTTTGTTGGACCAGAGAGCCCCCATCTGGTCATTTACCCCTAAATGGGCTCACCTGTAGACCAGATCCCTGTCTGTTAGAGAGTGAAAGTACAGCATTGTGCtgctgtctccatggcaacaaatatctgttcattttctcagactgatgatgtcattttgcATTTCTAACCCCTCACGATTTACTGAAACTCAGTTTCACTTGAATTAAATCCTATTGAATGTATTCGATTAAATATCTGTATGGAATGATGTCACcgttatgatgtcacagtgatacTTGAATCTGAAGTCTTTGTTCTGCACACGCTCAGATGGGTCAAACCAGGTCACATAACGAGAGAGGGGTCCACCACTCACGTCTTCACTTACCTGCTGGTCTGGTTAAATAATCAGTACTCAGTTCCTTTACTACAGTagaagtactaataccacactgtagaAATACTTtgctacaagtaaaagtcctgcatttaaagcgttgcttcagtaaaagtaagtgtaatcaggaaaatgtacttcaagtagTACATCAActttgttttattctccatttaatttcacatcattttatttaatttctatgtttttatgttcattcagttttttctgtttgaagcactttgagcttcAACTCCTGTATGAAAGGTTCTATACacataaagtttattattattattattattattatcattattgttattattattattattattattattattattattattaatattattattattattattattattattattattattatcattattattattattattattgcacaAGCTGCTGGGTAGTTTCATTtctaacaaaacattttggaaacatatgttatatatgttttgtgtgtaaaaatcttaatctgtaaagtaactagtaactaaagctgtcagataaatgtagtggagtaaaaaggaCAATAattccctctgagatgtagtcGAGTAgaaagtgacatgaaaacagaggactcaatcacacacacactttgttacATTCAACCACAGAAAGTCATCAACATTTCTTTATTACTGAACTCAGATCAGTTGATTTTCCTGTGACAGACACATAATAACTGAAGGGGGGTGAAAAGGTGATAATTGGATTTCTTTGATCACATTCATAAatcatcaacacatttcatccgtcacatttaatgtttatttcatagacttcttatttattattattattgtttcagTAGGAACTAAAGtttgatgtcagtgtttctggTTGGGTCAGTTTAACAGGAGCACAGTGTGAATCCCAGCCAGCTCCAGACCCGCCAGGGACAGAGTTCTGTTAGCAGGAACTTGATGCCACAcagaagaaggtggaggagagagggaggcaagaACTGACCCCCGTGAGTGCTGGTCCTGAACGAGGACCCAGATGGTCCCAAAACTCAAACTGCATCAGCAGCTGAAGGTTTACTCCAGCCAAAGCCTGCTTCCTGAACCAGGACCAGGACGGGGAGAAGGAAGTGACCTCCAGGACTCTGCTCTTTATGACATGGACCATGTTGTCACATATACAGTTtatcaataaatcaatgaaatgatcattttaatcTGTATTATGTATTCAGTGTATCGGTGCTTCATAATATCTCTAAATGCTGTGAATGAATGTTTGAATGTCGcctctgctttcatttaaaaCTCATGTTGAACTTTATTTtctaattatgtttttatgtcatCTGTGTGgttgtttaatatttaacacattattagaataataaattaatagtttaaataaatgttgatataacaaacatttaataaacacacttcattcGTTGATTGAATGCATAGTTTTGTACCAAGTAACATTAAGAGTGAAACTGATGTGATTGAGCCGTACGTTCCTCAGTAGTCTGTCGCTATTTTAAGTCACTGAATTActtaaaaacatcagaaacacaagCTTTGAGCTCTACTGACCCCCACAGAACCAGACCTGCTCAGGCTTCCCAAACACATGATGGCCCTGTGtcctttgtcttcctcttcatcctggaGGTGAAGATCAACAGAAAGGGGGTCAGGGTCAGGggagttagggttaggcaagtagtaTTTATGGCAGCTGAGAGGGAAACTGTAACTTTTATTGGAATAAAAaccatatttatatatatgttgGTAGTTACAAAGGCCCACCAGAGTGAATTTACAAATAAAATTAtctttttaaatttcaaataAGGTTTTGGTACAAAATGTTCCAGTTGTTCAACATAAAGTTCTCTCTCCTTGTGGCAGTCTGATGAGTTCAGAGTTTTTATGATATAAACTCTAATATTACATCAGAGAATACACGCAACTACTTCATTACGTCACGGAGACTGGGGGCGGAGCTTACCTTCTgatcaacacatacacacacaaacacgggtCGCTGCTTCCTGCGGACTGTTGTTGTTCAGTTCGACACTGAAGCTAAGCGCTAGCAGCTAACACAGACTGGGAAGATGTCGTCAGGACGACACGCGTAGCGACTCTCGCGCCTCTAACCTCTTACCTGTTTATGTTAGTTACTCGGGTTAGTTCTAATCAACCCGTGTTAGCTGTCCGGTTCCGGGCTTCATGTTCTCACGAGGACCTTGTTGGGGAGGACGAGCTAGCTAGCCGCGAAGCCCCGTTAGCATGTTCCAGCTAACCGGCCAGTGCTATAGATGTTAGCCTCCTTAGCAGTGTTCCGCTGGAGGAGACTGTTAGCCTTTGGCTAATTTATTTCGAGAGGATTAGCTGTAGCTATAGCTCCTCTTTATGTTGTCCAGTTAGCTGCTGTTGTGGCTGTGCTCGTATTTTAACACATCCCGGCTTGGTTCCGTTATGTGTCGCTGTACTTAGGCAGCAGAGGTTG of the Chelmon rostratus isolate fCheRos1 chromosome 16, fCheRos1.pri, whole genome shotgun sequence genome contains:
- the wdyhv1 gene encoding protein N-terminal glutamine amidohydrolase; translated protein: MKREDRITPNREDCVYTSCYCEENVWKLCEFVRTERTALLEELFVIFISNENRMIPLWKQMSGRGDQPVIWDYHVILLQVGLQSDPLVYDLDSELSFPCSLQLYAAQALRSDHNIKPAYHRKLRVVPADSFLLNFASDRSHMKNPDGTWKMPPPLYPPIHTAECQMNLDDFISVNPEVGWGRVFSLDHFLQSYMGNSSPSSSSSVAAASSSS